From one Acinonyx jubatus isolate Ajub_Pintada_27869175 chromosome B1, VMU_Ajub_asm_v1.0, whole genome shotgun sequence genomic stretch:
- the SMIM43 gene encoding small integral membrane protein 43 encodes MEWELNFLLYLALFFFLLFLLFLLLFVVIKQLKNSVASTAGALQPGRLSLHREPWGFSREQAV; translated from the coding sequence ATGGAGTGGGAGCTCAACTTTCTGCTCTACCTGGCgctctttttcttcctgctcttcttACTTTTCCTCTTGCTCTTCGTGGTCATCAAGCAGCTGAAGAACTCTGTGGCCAGCACGGCTGGGGCGCTCCAGCCTGGGCGTCTCTCACTGCACCGGGAGCCTTGGGGCTTCTCCCGAGAGCAAGCGGTGTGA